From the genome of Symphalangus syndactylus isolate Jambi chromosome 5, NHGRI_mSymSyn1-v2.1_pri, whole genome shotgun sequence, one region includes:
- the FAM219B gene encoding protein FAM219B isoform X2, translated as MATAEPSGRAVRLSSPGPRPSGARDRAPGAAGPPSGQIGNRALRLGERTPTAVEKRGPYMVTRAPSIQAKLQKHRDLAKAVLRRKGMLGASPNRPDSSGKRSVKFNKGYTALSQSPDENLVSLDSDSDGELESRYSSGYSSAEVNQDVSRQLLQDGYHLDEIPDDEDLDLIPPKPMASSTCSCCWCCLGDSSSCTLQ; from the exons ATGGCGACCGCGGAGCCCAGCGGTCGCGCGGTGCGGTTGTCTTCCCCGGGCCCCCGGCCCAGCGGGGCTCGGGACCGCGCGCCGGGAGCTGCGGGGCCACCCTCCGGGCAGATCGGTAATAGAGCCCTTCGTCTGGGGGAGCGCACTCCCACGGCCGTGGAAAAGCGGGGGCCATACATGGTGACGCGCGCACCCTCCATTCAAGCCAAGCTGC AGAAGCACCGGGACCTGGCCAAGGCCGTTCTGCGGAGAAAAGGCATGCTGGGGGCCTCGCCGAACCGCCCAGACTCTTCAGGGAAAAG GTCAGTGAAGTTTAACAAGGGCTATACTGCTCTTAGCCAGAGTCCAGATGAAAACCTGGTGTCCCTCGACTCTGACAG TGATGGGGAGCTGGAATCCAGATACTCCTCCGGGTATTCATCTGCAGAG GTGAACCAGGATGTGAGCcggcagctgcttcaggatgggTATCACCTGGATGAGATTCCAGATGACGAGGACTTGGACCTCATCCCCCCTAAGCCCATGGCCTCTTCAACATGCTCCTGCTGCTGGTGCTGTCTTGGGGACTCTTCCTCCTGTACCCTCCAGTAG
- the FAM219B gene encoding protein FAM219B isoform X1 yields MATAEPSGRAVRLSSPGPRPSGARDRAPGAAGPPSGQIGNRALRLGERTPTAVEKRGPYMVTRAPSIQAKLQKHRDLAKAVLRRKGMLGASPNRPDSSGKRSVKFNKGYTALSQSPDENLVSLDSDSDGELESRYSSGYSSAEQVNQDVSRQLLQDGYHLDEIPDDEDLDLIPPKPMASSTCSCCWCCLGDSSSCTLQ; encoded by the exons ATGGCGACCGCGGAGCCCAGCGGTCGCGCGGTGCGGTTGTCTTCCCCGGGCCCCCGGCCCAGCGGGGCTCGGGACCGCGCGCCGGGAGCTGCGGGGCCACCCTCCGGGCAGATCGGTAATAGAGCCCTTCGTCTGGGGGAGCGCACTCCCACGGCCGTGGAAAAGCGGGGGCCATACATGGTGACGCGCGCACCCTCCATTCAAGCCAAGCTGC AGAAGCACCGGGACCTGGCCAAGGCCGTTCTGCGGAGAAAAGGCATGCTGGGGGCCTCGCCGAACCGCCCAGACTCTTCAGGGAAAAG GTCAGTGAAGTTTAACAAGGGCTATACTGCTCTTAGCCAGAGTCCAGATGAAAACCTGGTGTCCCTCGACTCTGACAG TGATGGGGAGCTGGAATCCAGATACTCCTCCGGGTATTCATCTGCAGAG CAGGTGAACCAGGATGTGAGCcggcagctgcttcaggatgggTATCACCTGGATGAGATTCCAGATGACGAGGACTTGGACCTCATCCCCCCTAAGCCCATGGCCTCTTCAACATGCTCCTGCTGCTGGTGCTGTCTTGGGGACTCTTCCTCCTGTACCCTCCAGTAG